The following proteins come from a genomic window of Corynebacterium hansenii:
- a CDS encoding single-stranded DNA-binding protein, giving the protein MAQGDTPITLVGNVVADPELRYTPSGAAVANFRVASTPRVFNRDANQWEDGDAVFLTCNVWKEQAENVMETLAKGMRVIVTGTLHQRSYETREGQQRTVYEIKDAEVGPSLKFATAQVIRNPRGGGGRPAVGQPNPDPWASSKPNSGGDQPPWVTND; this is encoded by the coding sequence ATGGCGCAGGGAGACACCCCGATCACGCTGGTCGGCAACGTCGTCGCTGATCCGGAGCTGCGCTACACCCCGTCGGGTGCCGCGGTGGCGAACTTCCGCGTGGCGTCGACGCCCCGGGTGTTCAACCGCGACGCCAACCAGTGGGAGGACGGCGACGCGGTGTTCCTGACCTGCAACGTCTGGAAAGAACAGGCGGAAAACGTCATGGAAACGCTGGCCAAGGGCATGCGCGTCATCGTCACCGGCACGCTGCACCAGCGGTCGTACGAAACCCGCGAGGGGCAGCAGCGCACCGTCTACGAGATCAAGGACGCCGAGGTCGGTCCGTCGCTGAAGTTCGCCACGGCGCAGGTGATCCGCAACCCGCGCGGCGGTGGCGGGCGCCCGGCCGTCGGCCAGCCCAACCCGGATCCGTGGGCGTCGTCCAAGCCCAATAGCGGCGGCGACCAGCCGCCGTGGGTGACCAACGACTAG